A region from the Nitrospirota bacterium genome encodes:
- a CDS encoding DUF4388 domain-containing protein: MALEGSLKDFGLADILQLIFFQRKTGVLIIEGRMDRIRLLFIDGNIVGAESKRRIEANRLGKVLVKKGLLDEKDLQEVLNEQKNTNVKLGNLLIRKGLANKETIEDIITQQIKETVIQIFSWKEGTYEFNPQAVPLDKDLPIKLDTQHLLMEGLRIVDEWTLIEGKITLESVFIRKSLPVEDLSEEEREILDLVDGENDVSTIIDITAKDDFSVSKTLVSLMEKGIIELKEALPFVAEELPLKSEKINFLYRFLPASAIVISIILAISSILFTTGDVFKTFSASKTISDIRFRVEAYKFEYNSYPDTIDVINKKPDPWGNSFLYEQSGYSFIVMSLGADGIKGTADDIY; encoded by the coding sequence TTGGCTTTAGAAGGATCATTAAAAGATTTTGGTCTTGCTGATATTCTTCAGCTGATATTTTTTCAGCGAAAGACGGGCGTCCTGATTATTGAAGGCAGAATGGATAGAATAAGGCTTCTATTTATTGATGGTAATATTGTAGGGGCTGAGTCCAAGAGAAGGATTGAAGCAAATCGTCTTGGAAAAGTACTCGTCAAAAAAGGGCTTCTTGATGAAAAAGATTTACAGGAAGTGCTTAACGAACAAAAAAACACGAATGTCAAGCTTGGTAATTTACTTATAAGAAAAGGTCTTGCCAACAAAGAGACTATAGAGGATATAATCACACAGCAAATTAAAGAGACAGTAATTCAGATATTCAGTTGGAAAGAAGGCACCTATGAATTCAATCCACAAGCAGTTCCCCTTGATAAAGACTTACCTATAAAACTTGATACACAGCATCTTCTTATGGAGGGACTAAGAATTGTTGATGAATGGACTCTAATTGAGGGCAAGATAACACTTGAAAGTGTTTTTATTAGAAAGTCATTACCGGTTGAGGATTTGTCAGAAGAAGAAAGAGAAATTCTTGATCTGGTTGATGGAGAAAATGATGTGAGCACAATTATAGATATCACTGCTAAAGACGACTTTTCTGTTTCAAAGACACTCGTTTCCCTGATGGAAAAAGGCATTATAGAATTAAAAGAAGCCTTGCCTTTTGTTGCTGAAGAGCTCCCTTTAAAATCTGAAAAAATAAATTTCCTTTACCGTTTTCTTCCTGCATCTGCTATCGTAATATCAATAATTCTTGCAATAAGTTCAATTTTATTTACAACAGGAGATGTATTCAAGACATTTTCTGCATCTAAAACTATAAGCGATATCAGGTTCCGCGTTGAAGCATATAAGTTTGAATACAATTCATACCCTGATACAATTGATGTGATAAATAAAAAACCAGACCCTTGGGGAAATTCCTTTCTGTACGAGCAGAGTGGCTATTCATTTATCGTTATGAGTTTAGGTGCTGATGGTATAAAAGGAACAGCGGACGATATTTATTAA
- the queC gene encoding 7-cyano-7-deazaguanine synthase QueC gives MKDKKAVILLSGGIDSATTLLLAKSEGYELFTLSFDYNQRHKRELESAQMIASTIGVKKHLIIHFDLREIGGSALTSEVEVPSFKFHPSSFIPVTYVPARNTIFLSFALAWAEVLEVESIFIGANAVDYSGYPDCRPEYIKAFEDMANLATKASVLGKLKFSIIAPLINLKKSEIIKTGIKLGLNYALTWSCYDPQPAIAGVQGSRFKVQINKENKTKLKTQKLKLIPCGRCDSCVLRARGFKEAGIEDPLIIE, from the coding sequence GTGAAAGACAAAAAGGCTGTAATTCTCCTTAGTGGTGGTATTGATTCCGCAACAACCCTTTTATTGGCTAAATCTGAAGGATATGAGTTATTTACACTGAGTTTTGACTACAATCAGAGACACAAGAGGGAACTCGAGTCTGCACAAATGATTGCATCTACTATCGGGGTCAAAAAACATCTTATTATCCATTTCGATTTGAGAGAAATAGGCGGTTCTGCATTGACTTCTGAGGTAGAAGTTCCAAGCTTCAAATTTCATCCTTCATCCTTTATTCCTGTTACCTACGTTCCTGCCAGGAATACCATATTTCTCTCTTTTGCACTTGCATGGGCTGAGGTATTGGAAGTAGAAAGCATATTTATTGGCGCTAATGCAGTAGATTATAGTGGATATCCTGACTGCAGGCCAGAATATATAAAAGCTTTCGAAGATATGGCAAATCTTGCAACAAAAGCATCTGTTTTAGGAAAATTAAAATTTTCAATTATTGCACCTCTTATCAATTTGAAAAAATCTGAAATTATAAAGACCGGGATAAAACTCGGATTAAATTATGCCTTAACCTGGAGTTGTTATGACCCTCAACCTGCTATCGCAGGAGTTCAAGGTTCAAGGTTCAAAGTTCAGATTAATAAAGAAAATAAGACAAAACTCAAAACGCAGAAATTAAAACTTATCCCTTGCGGCAGATGTGACAGTTGCGTTTTAAGAGCAAGAGGATTTAAAGAGGCTGGCATAGAAGATCCACTGATAATAGAATGA